One Schlesneria paludicola DSM 18645 DNA segment encodes these proteins:
- the cimA gene encoding citramalate synthase has product MARIQIYDTTLRDGSQGEGVNFSLQDKLLITQRLDDIGVDYIEGGYPLSNPKDAEYFARVRDLPLKQAKITAFGMTRRKGCAAEDDIGMCALRDAKSPAVTIVGKTSDLHVFEVLHIDEAENLAMIRDSIAFLKAEGREVLYDAEHFFDGFRANPDFALRTVVAAQDAGASTIVLCDTNGGRLPEEIAAAVDAVRKVLRVPVGIHCHNDCELAVANSLTAVDHGAIQVQGTINGIGERCGNVDLISVIANLALKKGYQVLNSDGLTHLTELSRYVYEIANMNFRSGQAFVGTSAFAHKGGMHVHAVNRLASSYEHIPPETVGNQRRVLVSELSGRSNIVAKTTKYQIAQNNELMARILERVVDLENEGYQFEAAEASFDLLVRKEAGVYEPKFQRLHYRVNVETAAGQGTITEATVKLRVNSHIEHVVAEGDGPVNALDNALRKALSSAYPTLCEMQLVDYKVRVINSTEGTAARVRVVIESRDHTDVWSTVGVSENVIEASWLALVDSVEYKLYKDTESNPNSV; this is encoded by the coding sequence ATGGCCCGAATCCAGATCTATGACACCACGCTCCGCGATGGTAGCCAGGGCGAAGGCGTCAATTTTTCTCTGCAAGACAAATTGCTGATCACGCAACGTCTGGATGATATCGGTGTCGACTACATCGAAGGCGGCTATCCCCTTTCCAACCCCAAAGATGCTGAGTACTTCGCGCGTGTGCGAGATTTGCCGCTCAAGCAGGCCAAAATCACCGCGTTTGGAATGACCCGCCGCAAAGGCTGTGCAGCCGAAGACGATATCGGCATGTGCGCGTTACGTGACGCGAAGTCACCCGCTGTCACGATCGTCGGAAAGACGTCTGATCTGCATGTCTTCGAAGTGTTGCATATCGATGAAGCGGAAAATCTGGCGATGATCCGTGATTCGATCGCGTTTCTCAAAGCGGAAGGACGCGAAGTCCTTTATGACGCCGAACACTTTTTCGATGGATTTCGTGCGAATCCCGACTTCGCCCTGCGGACTGTCGTCGCCGCTCAAGATGCCGGTGCCAGCACGATCGTGCTTTGCGACACGAACGGAGGGCGGCTTCCTGAAGAGATCGCCGCCGCCGTCGACGCCGTTCGAAAAGTTCTCCGCGTACCGGTCGGCATTCATTGCCACAACGATTGCGAACTCGCCGTCGCGAACTCTTTGACCGCCGTCGATCACGGTGCGATCCAGGTCCAGGGTACAATCAACGGGATCGGCGAACGCTGCGGCAATGTCGACCTGATCAGTGTCATCGCCAATCTGGCTTTGAAGAAGGGATATCAAGTCCTGAACTCGGACGGCCTGACCCACCTGACCGAGCTGTCTCGGTATGTCTACGAAATTGCGAACATGAACTTTCGCTCGGGCCAGGCGTTCGTTGGAACCAGCGCCTTTGCACACAAGGGCGGCATGCACGTGCATGCCGTCAATCGGCTCGCATCGAGCTACGAGCACATTCCGCCCGAGACGGTCGGCAACCAGCGACGCGTGCTGGTCAGCGAACTGTCTGGTCGCTCGAACATCGTCGCCAAGACCACCAAGTATCAGATCGCTCAGAACAACGAACTGATGGCACGGATTCTGGAACGGGTCGTCGATCTCGAAAACGAAGGCTATCAATTCGAAGCGGCCGAAGCGTCGTTCGACTTGCTCGTCCGGAAAGAGGCCGGTGTGTACGAGCCTAAGTTCCAGCGATTGCACTATCGCGTCAACGTGGAAACCGCCGCGGGACAAGGGACGATCACTGAAGCCACGGTGAAGCTGCGGGTCAATTCGCACATTGAACATGTCGTCGCCGAGGGCGATGGGCCAGTGAACGCACTCGACAACGCCCTGAGAAAGGCACTTTCGAGCGCCTATCCGACGCTCTGCGAGATGCAGCTTGTCGACTATAAAGTGCGCGTCATCAACTCAACCGAAGGTACGGCGGCTCGAGTTCGCGTGGTCATCGAAAGTCGTGACCACACAGACGTCTGGAGCACTGTGGGGGTCAGCGAAAACGTGATCGAAGCCAGTTGGCTGGCCCTGGTCGATAGCGTCGAATACAAGTTGTATAAGGACACCGAATCAAATCCGAACAGCGTCTGA
- a CDS encoding suppressor of fused domain protein: protein MEKADWFERIWAHREDVLYPNFFGTQAEGIFTIPMQNLEKGGIADPRWASCGVIRFAPTAARNSWLYVSSGLSNEWFESVPDRAAVSGFGCEFVLETPTQDQWPIQRVHQIMCYQIALCLGQHPDSDPMTIGDRVPLGHAIDWGTSELKYLLVTEPIRIPPTFNQDSGRAAFLQLIGISETERSFAEQSGFDALIERLKMHDDFPTTDPVRKTLF, encoded by the coding sequence ATGGAAAAAGCAGACTGGTTTGAACGCATTTGGGCGCATCGAGAAGACGTCTTATATCCAAATTTCTTTGGAACGCAGGCTGAGGGGATCTTCACGATCCCCATGCAAAATCTCGAGAAGGGGGGAATCGCCGACCCGCGATGGGCAAGCTGCGGTGTGATTCGATTCGCTCCAACAGCCGCCCGTAACTCGTGGCTGTATGTCTCGTCCGGGCTGTCAAATGAATGGTTTGAGTCCGTACCCGATCGTGCGGCCGTGTCGGGGTTTGGCTGTGAATTCGTGCTGGAAACACCCACTCAAGACCAGTGGCCCATTCAGCGCGTGCATCAGATCATGTGCTACCAGATCGCTTTGTGTCTGGGCCAGCATCCCGATTCCGATCCCATGACAATCGGCGACCGCGTCCCTTTGGGGCACGCAATCGATTGGGGTACCAGCGAATTGAAATACCTGCTCGTGACGGAACCAATCCGCATCCCGCCAACATTCAATCAGGACAGTGGCCGAGCAGCGTTCCTGCAACTCATCGGCATCTCAGAGACGGAGCGCTCATTTGCCGAGCAGAGTGGCTTCGATGCACTGATCGAGCGTCTCAAGATGCACGACGACTTTCCCACAACGGATCCGGTCCGAAAGACGCTGTTCTAA
- a CDS encoding SOS response-associated peptidase has translation MCGRITIKIPLANVQEHFSIARGLDVIKDWSPRYNVGPTTPVPCVRVIADSRELFSARWGLIPSGTTGVKPTGSFNAKSETLVTCPLYQDAFKSRRCLVIASGFYEWQFLSPHDSQPYYITLRSGAPMAMAGVWESWQSSDGEFLETCAICTTKSNSMMERIYDRMPVILPTERFDQWLDPMNQDSSTLLPLLSPLSSEELQAWPVSKDVGNVARQGAYLIKPIF, from the coding sequence ATGTGCGGACGAATCACGATCAAAATTCCTCTCGCAAACGTCCAGGAACATTTTAGTATTGCGCGCGGTCTTGATGTCATCAAAGATTGGTCGCCTCGGTACAACGTTGGTCCGACGACACCGGTGCCTTGCGTCCGTGTGATCGCTGATAGTCGCGAGCTGTTTTCGGCGAGATGGGGTTTGATTCCTTCTGGCACAACCGGGGTGAAGCCGACGGGCAGTTTCAACGCCAAATCGGAAACGCTTGTGACGTGTCCTCTGTACCAAGACGCATTCAAAAGTCGTCGTTGTCTCGTCATTGCCAGTGGGTTTTACGAATGGCAGTTTCTCTCACCGCATGATTCGCAGCCGTATTACATCACGCTGCGAAGTGGGGCACCGATGGCGATGGCTGGGGTTTGGGAATCGTGGCAGTCGTCCGACGGTGAATTTCTGGAGACGTGTGCAATCTGCACGACCAAATCGAACTCGATGATGGAACGGATTTACGATCGAATGCCGGTCATCCTGCCGACCGAACGTTTTGATCAATGGCTCGATCCGATGAATCAGGATTCGTCGACGTTATTGCCTCTCCTCTCACCGCTGTCGTCCGAGGAATTGCAGGCCTGGCCTGTCAGCAAAGATGTGGGAAATGTTGCTCGTCAGGGCGCGTATCTCATCAAGCCGATTTTTTAG
- the argS gene encoding arginine--tRNA ligase: MDFLTELRSRLRTALGTLTDAPDAFVDMLKPAQDGKFGDFQANCAMPLGKQLKQSPRDVATTLISKLDVADLCEPPEIAGPGFINFRLKTDRLASETTRLAQDDRLGVAVAAAPRRYILDYSSPNVAKPMHVGHLRGTVIGNALDRILRFLGHNVVSDNHVGDWGTQFGMIIYGYKHFRDDAAYQRDPVAELARMYRLVVNLSDYHDLVANLPKLREKLIPSEAAAAAVKQIAVANPSDKDALRHSKRADQEFADLRNEIASAEKKCATLESNSDMLALAKAHPKIGELARRETAKLHAGDAENKRLWDEFLPKCMAALEVMYQRLGIKFDMALGESWYNPMLPGIVEELKQKNLAVVSDGATCVFVEGNDAPFIVQKADGAYTYATTDLATIKYRVENLHADASLYVVDSRQSEHFQLLFATAKKMGYDKTEFRHVSYGTVLGEDRRPYKTRSGDTIGLESLLDEAVQNARKIVDENSPHLSDADRANVSTLVGMGAIIYADLHHNRDSDYVFNWEKMLATTGDTATYNQYAYARVCGILRKGGVDPQELRSAGHAIELTTPAERALALQLNRFSNALIDVSLDYRPNLLTQYLYETANCFASFYNECPVLTAEPASLRSSRLLLCDATARVLKQGLSLLGIGVAEQM, translated from the coding sequence ATGGATTTTCTGACGGAATTGCGATCGCGGCTGCGGACGGCCTTGGGAACATTGACGGACGCACCCGACGCCTTTGTCGACATGCTGAAGCCCGCCCAGGATGGAAAGTTCGGCGATTTTCAGGCCAATTGCGCGATGCCGCTGGGTAAACAGCTTAAGCAATCCCCGCGCGACGTGGCGACGACGCTCATCTCGAAGCTCGACGTGGCTGACCTGTGCGAACCGCCCGAGATCGCTGGTCCAGGCTTCATCAATTTTCGGCTGAAGACCGACCGGTTGGCGAGCGAGACCACGCGGCTGGCTCAGGACGATCGACTTGGAGTGGCTGTGGCGGCCGCTCCTCGTCGTTACATACTGGATTACTCGTCCCCCAATGTGGCCAAGCCGATGCATGTCGGTCACTTGCGAGGGACTGTTATCGGCAATGCGCTGGACCGAATTCTGCGGTTTCTGGGGCATAATGTGGTCTCCGATAATCACGTCGGTGATTGGGGCACGCAGTTCGGGATGATCATCTATGGCTACAAGCACTTTCGTGACGACGCAGCCTATCAGCGTGATCCCGTCGCCGAACTGGCGCGCATGTACCGCCTCGTCGTGAACCTGTCGGACTATCACGATCTCGTCGCAAACCTGCCTAAATTGCGCGAAAAACTCATTCCGAGCGAAGCCGCAGCGGCAGCCGTGAAGCAGATCGCCGTGGCGAATCCCAGCGATAAGGATGCCCTTCGGCACTCGAAGCGAGCCGACCAGGAGTTCGCCGACTTGCGAAATGAAATCGCTTCGGCCGAGAAGAAGTGCGCGACGCTTGAATCGAACTCGGACATGCTGGCGCTGGCGAAAGCCCACCCGAAGATTGGTGAGCTGGCTCGCCGCGAAACGGCCAAACTCCACGCGGGAGATGCCGAGAATAAACGGCTTTGGGACGAATTTCTGCCGAAATGCATGGCGGCACTCGAAGTCATGTATCAGCGGTTGGGTATCAAGTTCGACATGGCGCTGGGCGAGAGCTGGTATAACCCAATGCTTCCCGGCATCGTCGAGGAACTGAAACAGAAGAACCTGGCCGTGGTCAGCGACGGGGCGACCTGCGTCTTCGTCGAAGGCAATGACGCGCCGTTCATCGTGCAGAAGGCCGACGGTGCCTACACCTATGCAACCACGGATTTGGCGACGATCAAGTACCGCGTGGAAAACCTGCACGCAGACGCCAGCTTGTACGTCGTGGATTCCCGGCAGAGCGAGCATTTCCAACTGCTGTTTGCGACAGCAAAGAAAATGGGCTACGACAAGACTGAGTTCCGTCACGTTAGCTACGGGACCGTGCTGGGCGAAGATCGTCGTCCCTATAAGACACGATCGGGCGATACGATTGGTCTCGAGAGCTTGCTGGACGAGGCCGTGCAAAACGCTCGGAAGATCGTGGATGAAAACAGCCCACATCTCAGCGACGCCGATCGTGCGAACGTTTCTACACTGGTGGGAATGGGCGCGATCATCTATGCCGATCTGCACCACAATCGCGATAGCGACTATGTGTTCAATTGGGAAAAGATGCTCGCGACAACTGGCGATACGGCGACGTACAACCAGTATGCCTACGCACGCGTCTGTGGGATCCTGCGGAAGGGTGGAGTGGATCCACAGGAGTTGCGGTCTGCCGGTCACGCGATTGAACTGACGACGCCTGCCGAACGCGCGTTGGCGCTTCAGCTCAATCGATTCTCCAATGCGTTGATCGATGTCAGTCTCGACTATCGCCCCAATCTGCTCACGCAGTACTTGTACGAGACGGCGAACTGCTTTGCCTCGTTCTACAACGAATGCCCGGTGCTGACGGCCGAACCTGCCTCCTTGCGCTCGAGCCGATTGCTATTGTGTGATGCGACGGCGCGAGTGTTGAAACAAGGGCTCAGTCTGCTCGGAATCGGTGTGGCCGAGCAAATGTAG
- a CDS encoding SAM-dependent methyltransferase yields the protein MSVATTRRGASPEAIRQHYDVANAFYELWLDPTMCYSCALWEDDEPDSMLEQAQLRKLDYHALQAGAKGAERILDVGCGWGALVRRLVETHGVGHATGLTLSTAQAEWSEERPDPRVDIRIESWLDHQPDSPYDGVISVGAFEHFAKAEWPDSQRIAAYREFFKKCHQWLKPSGRLSLQTIAYANVDVEHVQEQADTQFFFKEIFPESVLPTLADIIAASDGLFEVVNLRNDREQYFRTCQIWYRKLIACKADALKIVDMDTYNRFVRYLKLSSFVFGSEYAGLLRIGFRRWNEPRKQID from the coding sequence ATGTCAGTCGCCACGACGCGCCGCGGCGCTTCACCTGAAGCCATTCGACAACACTACGACGTTGCAAACGCCTTCTATGAACTGTGGCTCGATCCGACCATGTGTTACTCCTGCGCGCTGTGGGAGGACGATGAACCGGACTCAATGCTGGAACAGGCGCAACTCCGAAAGCTCGACTATCACGCATTGCAAGCCGGCGCAAAGGGTGCCGAGCGAATTCTGGATGTCGGCTGCGGCTGGGGGGCTCTTGTCCGCCGTCTCGTCGAAACGCATGGCGTCGGTCACGCCACCGGCTTGACGCTGAGCACGGCACAGGCCGAGTGGAGCGAAGAGCGTCCCGATCCGCGAGTCGACATTCGCATCGAAAGCTGGCTCGACCACCAACCAGACAGCCCCTATGACGGAGTGATTTCCGTCGGTGCGTTCGAGCACTTCGCGAAGGCGGAATGGCCGGACTCACAACGAATCGCGGCCTATCGCGAATTCTTCAAAAAGTGCCATCAGTGGCTGAAGCCGAGCGGCCGCCTGTCGCTGCAAACAATCGCGTACGCGAACGTCGATGTTGAGCACGTTCAAGAACAAGCCGACACGCAGTTCTTCTTCAAAGAGATTTTCCCGGAATCGGTCCTGCCGACGCTCGCCGACATCATCGCGGCCAGTGATGGCCTGTTCGAAGTGGTGAATCTCCGCAATGATCGAGAACAGTATTTCCGCACGTGCCAGATCTGGTACCGCAAATTGATCGCGTGTAAGGCCGACGCACTCAAAATCGTCGACATGGATACTTACAACCGGTTCGTGCGGTATCTAAAACTCAGCTCGTTCGTTTTTGGCTCTGAATACGCCGGACTGCTCCGAATCGGATTCCGCCGCTGGAATGAACCGCGAAAACAAATCGACTGA
- a CDS encoding acyl carrier protein, with protein MITREEIRATLTKLFEAETGETLDSLTDDQNMAEHLGLDSVDMVSLIMQLERHFRIRLSHEELANAVQVGQLLDIVLQKVNDPKDAAQSSDAPSQKKMAA; from the coding sequence GTGATCACACGAGAAGAAATCCGCGCAACACTGACCAAGCTGTTTGAAGCCGAAACCGGCGAAACGTTGGACTCGCTGACCGACGACCAGAACATGGCCGAGCACTTGGGGCTCGACTCTGTCGACATGGTCAGCCTGATCATGCAACTGGAACGCCACTTTCGAATTCGGCTCAGCCACGAAGAACTGGCGAACGCCGTACAAGTGGGACAACTGCTGGACATCGTCCTGCAAAAGGTGAACGACCCCAAAGACGCGGCTCAATCCAGTGACGCTCCATCGCAGAAGAAGATGGCAGCGTAA
- a CDS encoding DUF6134 family protein, producing MCHRWLTRLIASTRLTSFLIATVAITTIAQSTLQVRAADPFSPRHKVVQAKATSSSEPIEIREFEVRVDNKTAGTHRLTIKSEGEKQEVGIQTDLRLDFVVYAYVFKFSGTEVWHEGRLLQSDIHVEDGGKKRAFSLKFDGDIQQISFNGKPVNGSTKGVMTTAYWQLPSHEIRSKPFPIVDVDSGKTHQATLTAVGPASLTHAGRALKCQHFKVDGPSPAELWFDEQGRLVRQQSVEVGHTVEIKLKQIRTAQNE from the coding sequence ATGTGTCATCGCTGGCTAACAAGGCTCATTGCGTCGACTCGTTTGACGTCATTTCTCATCGCGACCGTGGCGATAACGACAATCGCACAATCTACACTTCAAGTCCGCGCCGCCGACCCGTTCTCTCCGCGTCACAAAGTTGTTCAGGCCAAAGCAACTTCCAGCTCTGAACCGATTGAAATTCGTGAATTCGAAGTCCGAGTCGACAACAAGACCGCCGGCACCCATCGGCTGACAATCAAGTCCGAAGGCGAGAAGCAGGAAGTCGGAATCCAAACCGATCTTCGCCTCGATTTTGTGGTCTACGCGTATGTGTTCAAGTTCTCGGGGACCGAGGTCTGGCACGAGGGGCGACTGCTGCAATCGGACATTCATGTCGAAGATGGCGGAAAGAAACGCGCGTTTTCGCTGAAGTTCGACGGCGACATTCAACAGATTTCGTTCAATGGTAAGCCGGTCAATGGATCGACCAAGGGCGTGATGACCACCGCCTATTGGCAGCTGCCGAGTCATGAAATTCGATCGAAGCCGTTCCCGATCGTTGATGTCGATAGCGGAAAGACTCATCAGGCCACGTTGACCGCAGTCGGTCCGGCGAGTCTGACCCATGCGGGGCGAGCACTTAAATGTCAGCATTTCAAAGTCGATGGGCCATCACCGGCGGAACTCTGGTTCGACGAACAAGGCCGCCTGGTTCGGCAACAGTCGGTCGAAGTGGGGCATACCGTGGAAATCAAACTCAAACAGATTCGAACGGCCCAAAACGAATGA
- a CDS encoding beta-ketoacyl-[acyl-carrier-protein] synthase family protein: MTQDSICITGVGLTCSMGHSYDEFTNNLLSQVSGIEPVAEFDVSDHPSQIASLIGKIPCPEGFDETEYYSRLRIEQCGIWCAETAMRHAGLQDRPSGLRIGLVLGLGAEWMQSWEMDYRRGGRRAFDPTEEPAGMTTKVHRFLNLRGPQLTISAACASGNWALAQGRRWLEMGWVDLCLAGACDIGVTPLSMAGFGNLRALSRKNDTPHAALRPFDSDRDGMVLGEGGAVFVLEKTAAAKARGARRYADVAGFGASSDAFHMVIPCPEPQHGIAAMQQALGDARISPSEIGYINAHATGTPVGDICEAKILQSVLGESVDQVPISSTKSLTGHLLSAAAAIEAVACLTVLDQQLIPPTINLDHPDPECAMLRHVRGKPESVNVDVTVSNSFGFGGNNTCLVLKKAA, from the coding sequence ATGACGCAAGATTCGATCTGCATTACGGGAGTGGGACTGACTTGCTCGATGGGGCATTCCTACGACGAATTCACAAACAATCTGCTCTCGCAAGTCTCAGGAATCGAACCGGTCGCGGAATTCGATGTCAGCGATCACCCCAGTCAAATCGCCAGTTTGATCGGAAAGATTCCCTGCCCCGAAGGGTTCGACGAGACCGAGTACTATTCGCGTCTGCGAATTGAGCAATGCGGGATCTGGTGTGCTGAAACGGCCATGCGCCACGCCGGCCTGCAGGACCGACCGTCCGGGCTACGGATCGGTCTGGTACTGGGCTTGGGCGCGGAATGGATGCAAAGCTGGGAAATGGACTATCGCCGTGGCGGTCGTCGGGCATTCGATCCGACCGAAGAGCCCGCGGGAATGACGACCAAGGTTCATCGGTTCCTCAATCTGCGTGGTCCACAACTGACGATCTCGGCCGCATGTGCGAGCGGCAACTGGGCATTGGCTCAAGGCCGCCGCTGGCTGGAAATGGGTTGGGTCGATCTGTGTTTGGCCGGTGCCTGTGATATCGGAGTGACACCGTTGTCGATGGCTGGTTTCGGTAATCTGCGAGCCTTGTCGCGCAAAAATGACACGCCTCACGCAGCCCTTCGTCCGTTCGATTCGGATCGCGATGGAATGGTTCTGGGCGAGGGGGGTGCCGTGTTCGTCCTCGAAAAGACTGCGGCGGCCAAGGCCCGCGGCGCACGCCGTTACGCCGATGTCGCCGGATTCGGGGCGAGCAGTGATGCCTTTCACATGGTGATCCCCTGTCCCGAACCACAGCATGGAATCGCGGCCATGCAGCAGGCCCTGGGCGATGCCAGGATTTCTCCAAGCGAAATCGGTTACATCAATGCGCACGCGACCGGAACCCCGGTTGGTGACATTTGCGAGGCAAAGATTCTTCAGTCGGTTCTCGGTGAGTCCGTCGATCAGGTTCCGATCAGTTCCACCAAATCGCTGACGGGTCACTTGCTGAGCGCTGCGGCGGCGATCGAAGCGGTGGCCTGCCTGACCGTGCTGGATCAGCAGTTGATTCCTCCGACAATCAATCTGGATCACCCCGATCCGGAATGCGCGATGCTTCGTCACGTCCGGGGAAAGCCCGAATCCGTCAATGTTGACGTGACGGTGTCAAATTCCTTTGGTTTCGGCGGGAACAACACCTGTTTGGTCCTGAAAAAGGCAGCCTGA
- a CDS encoding tyrosine-type recombinase/integrase, producing MDKKAWVHQIKSQVAKYGEDKASWYCTWNDPEGKRCTKSCGPGKIGKSAANKLADKTHAELVTGTYQSKSKKTWARLLADYKEKILSRMDGPSRMAAEIALNNFQRVAKPNSVTAINPAKIDDFVTKRLKESASKGQSAESAKKKERPTVSPATVNKELRYVRAILNIAEEWKYIAAAPKVRMLKLQKKLPTFMPPEHFTAIYVACDFAKRPSRVPNIAPAIWWRGLLTTAYMTGWRISQLLSLKWTDIDLEQGYAVTRAEVEGNKGKRDDRIPLHEIVITHLRPLAASFDEYVFPWNQNRRDLWPEFQAIQAAAKLADESPLPLGGKNGKPYGFHDVRRGFATMNAESMDLFELQGLMQHKSLETTREYVNMARRYNSKVKNLFVPPNLKAGETG from the coding sequence ATGGACAAGAAAGCTTGGGTTCACCAGATCAAGAGCCAAGTCGCCAAGTACGGCGAGGACAAGGCGAGCTGGTACTGCACCTGGAACGATCCTGAAGGCAAACGATGCACGAAGAGTTGCGGACCGGGCAAGATCGGAAAGTCGGCAGCCAATAAGCTGGCAGACAAAACGCACGCGGAACTCGTCACTGGTACGTACCAATCGAAGTCAAAGAAGACCTGGGCGAGGCTGCTGGCTGACTACAAGGAGAAGATTCTCTCCCGAATGGACGGCCCTTCACGGATGGCCGCTGAGATCGCATTGAACAACTTCCAACGCGTCGCGAAACCCAACTCCGTCACCGCGATCAATCCTGCCAAGATCGACGACTTCGTGACAAAGCGACTGAAGGAGTCGGCCAGCAAGGGTCAGTCGGCTGAGTCTGCGAAGAAGAAAGAGCGCCCGACGGTCTCCCCTGCGACAGTAAACAAAGAACTCCGATATGTGCGGGCGATCCTGAACATTGCCGAAGAATGGAAGTACATCGCTGCGGCTCCAAAGGTCCGGATGCTGAAGCTACAGAAGAAGCTTCCGACATTCATGCCACCGGAGCACTTCACAGCAATCTACGTTGCCTGCGATTTTGCCAAGCGTCCTTCCCGAGTTCCGAACATTGCTCCGGCAATCTGGTGGCGAGGGCTTTTGACCACGGCATACATGACCGGTTGGCGGATCTCGCAGCTGCTGTCGCTGAAGTGGACCGACATCGATTTGGAGCAAGGGTACGCCGTCACTCGGGCCGAGGTCGAAGGAAATAAGGGAAAGCGGGACGACAGGATTCCGCTCCACGAGATTGTGATCACGCACTTGCGGCCATTGGCGGCCAGTTTCGATGAGTATGTGTTTCCCTGGAACCAGAATCGACGCGATCTGTGGCCCGAGTTCCAAGCGATTCAGGCAGCGGCGAAGTTGGCGGACGAATCCCCCCTGCCCTTGGGCGGGAAAAACGGCAAACCATATGGCTTCCACGACGTCCGCCGAGGGTTTGCGACCATGAACGCGGAATCAATGGACCTCTTCGAACTTCAGGGGCTCATGCAGCACAAATCCCTGGAAACGACCCGCGAGTACGTAAATATGGCCCGGCGGTACAACAGCAAAGTGAAAAATCTGTTCGTTCCGCCAAATCTCAAGGCCGGTGAGACTGGCTGA
- a CDS encoding protein-tyrosine phosphatase family protein, with protein MTESMDLLALTLQAREQHAQFERASNDALHFARAAGESLHDIRRALPHGKFHGWIHGNMLFAVVTACNYMRLATNWARVENLLAETPGLTLRAVLKKLSSHRATSEGRDQLSFHPPVAGQLVIGLLRDDYDCAVVQSMPRQPGFSQVGVRQGNVITLLDRCVEHDGLDSALRSMGVEPSTVDWCQPIPATQAKNPLSPHPGWKFEELPKLRREEAVVEKHLANLGAVMESLQRVRDYRLHARTHGTFEGYARDRFGLDPEDLERMRQLAEDRQIA; from the coding sequence ATGACTGAATCGATGGATCTATTGGCGCTCACGCTACAGGCCCGTGAGCAACACGCGCAGTTCGAACGAGCCTCAAACGATGCGTTGCACTTCGCACGTGCCGCTGGTGAGTCACTGCACGACATTCGACGCGCGTTGCCACACGGCAAGTTTCACGGCTGGATCCACGGCAACATGCTCTTCGCAGTTGTCACGGCCTGCAATTACATGCGACTCGCAACGAACTGGGCGAGGGTTGAAAATCTGCTGGCTGAAACCCCGGGCCTGACCTTGCGAGCAGTGCTCAAAAAGCTGTCCTCGCATCGCGCGACAAGTGAAGGTCGAGACCAGTTGTCGTTCCATCCACCGGTCGCCGGTCAGTTGGTGATAGGCCTCCTCAGGGATGATTACGATTGCGCCGTGGTGCAGTCGATGCCTCGCCAGCCTGGATTCTCCCAGGTTGGGGTTCGCCAGGGGAATGTAATCACGCTGCTGGATCGCTGCGTCGAACACGATGGACTGGACTCTGCGTTGCGATCGATGGGAGTAGAACCATCGACGGTTGATTGGTGCCAGCCCATCCCTGCGACACAGGCCAAGAATCCCCTATCACCACACCCCGGCTGGAAGTTCGAGGAGCTACCGAAGCTCCGACGCGAAGAGGCAGTTGTCGAGAAACATCTCGCAAACCTTGGTGCTGTCATGGAGTCCCTCCAGCGGGTGCGAGATTACCGCTTGCACGCCAGAACTCACGGAACATTCGAGGGCTATGCACGCGATCGCTTCGGACTCGATCCCGAAGACCTTGAACGCATGCGGCAACTCGCAGAAGATCGGCAGATTGCCTGA